From one uncultured Paludibacter sp. genomic stretch:
- a CDS encoding Putative bacterial Ig-like domain protein (fragment) (Evidence 3 : Putative function from multiple computational evidences) — MKTTKLMRRAFYAAILVVLGLVGCDNLDIYSIDAPSDLQNKIDSIEAAKPNAGDTTYVTITTAIVGNEDNSSGWWAAFSDYFTIPTNKLLHLEFINHSSGVNNWNNWNLAVANAERDASGYAEYFVLRSDAYGWGNSDYDGNMISQNYPDTDGDGDIWNDFRATMQGARVSLDIDHSATGNVFVTATAVGTNGTTLTETYQQPVSATADIVAFLVCDGSYFEMKKAYLIPSKVTALEDVNPVSIAIEGAPAFVELGNENFWGDATATVTYADGSSAKVDSADLSFTVIPDISTVGTKTVIVSYSKTKQGAYTKAVSTFYKLEVTNPVTRLEVTTLPIISTYYFFSGSPIIFNSAGLVVTATYSDGTTTVMDNKDLQFSTIPAAEGSQNALISYVGATKTITTNCPVTLIKGISQVGANDFSSGWWTAFSDDYTVASGSSKTFTMYCYSDNLANWHSPCTILRKADKTEYGVVRMDNFGWGAGYGTATLTSDWNWDTFTSNISGSKVVITVTNHGNNTADVLYNVTYANGETHFQKYAGVTVNSSDLSCALVTEESYLVFIQ; from the coding sequence ATGAAAACAACTAAACTAATGAGACGTGCTTTTTATGCAGCGATTTTGGTAGTATTGGGATTAGTTGGGTGTGATAATTTGGATATTTATTCAATAGATGCACCCTCTGATTTGCAAAACAAGATCGACTCTATTGAAGCCGCTAAACCCAACGCGGGTGACACTACTTACGTCACCATCACAACGGCGATAGTCGGAAATGAAGATAACAGTTCCGGTTGGTGGGCTGCATTTTCTGATTATTTTACCATTCCAACAAACAAGCTATTGCATCTGGAGTTTATTAACCACTCTTCCGGTGTTAATAATTGGAACAACTGGAATCTTGCAGTTGCCAATGCAGAGCGAGATGCCAGCGGTTATGCGGAATACTTTGTTCTCCGTTCTGATGCTTACGGTTGGGGTAATAGTGATTACGACGGGAATATGATCTCCCAAAACTATCCTGACACCGATGGAGATGGCGATATTTGGAACGATTTCCGCGCCACTATGCAAGGTGCTCGCGTTTCACTCGACATTGACCACTCTGCTACGGGAAATGTATTTGTAACTGCCACTGCGGTTGGAACAAATGGCACAACGCTAACCGAAACATATCAACAACCGGTCTCTGCGACTGCTGATATCGTGGCTTTCTTGGTTTGTGATGGCAGTTATTTCGAAATGAAAAAAGCTTACCTTATTCCTTCTAAAGTCACAGCACTAGAAGACGTTAATCCGGTTTCAATTGCTATTGAAGGAGCTCCTGCTTTTGTTGAATTAGGCAACGAAAACTTCTGGGGTGATGCAACAGCCACTGTTACTTACGCAGATGGATCTTCTGCAAAAGTTGATTCTGCAGATCTATCATTTACGGTTATTCCCGATATTTCTACGGTTGGAACCAAGACGGTTATAGTATCTTACAGCAAAACGAAGCAAGGTGCATACACCAAAGCTGTATCAACCTTCTATAAGTTGGAAGTAACTAATCCTGTTACACGCTTAGAGGTTACTACTTTGCCAATAATATCTACATACTATTTCTTTAGCGGTTCACCTATCATATTTAATAGTGCAGGACTTGTTGTGACCGCAACTTATTCCGACGGTACAACAACAGTTATGGATAACAAAGATCTTCAATTTAGTACAATTCCGGCTGCTGAAGGTTCTCAGAATGCTCTCATTTCTTATGTCGGTGCAACAAAAACAATAACTACAAACTGCCCTGTGACTCTTATTAAGGGTATAAGTCAGGTAGGTGCTAATGACTTCTCTTCCGGGTGGTGGACGGCATTCTCTGATGACTATACAGTTGCATCAGGTTCGAGTAAGACATTTACAATGTATTGCTACTCCGACAATCTTGCAAACTGGCACAGTCCCTGTACAATTCTTCGCAAAGCGGATAAAACTGAATATGGTGTAGTACGTATGGATAACTTCGGTTGGGGCGCTGGTTATGGCACTGCCACCCTCACATCTGACTGGAATTGGGATACATTCACATCGAATATAAGTGGTTCTAAGGTAGTCATCACAGTTACAAACCATGGAAACAATACTGCTGATGTACTTTACAATGTTACTTACGCTAATGGTGAAACACATTTCCAAAAGTATGCCGGAGTTACTGTAAACAGTTCTGATTTGAGTTGCGCACTCGTAACAGAGGAGTCATATCTCGTATTTATTCAATAA